The sequence below is a genomic window from Syntrophorhabdus sp..
TCTGCGCGAAGCCGGCGGGTTCATATCTGGCGATCACATAGCCGGGAGGCTGGGTGTTTCGCGCACGGCGGTCTGGAAGTACATGAACCAGCTCGAGCGGTATGGATACGGTATCGACAAATCCAAGGGAAAGGGCTACCATCTCGTCGGCACCCCCGACAAACTCTACGGTTGGGAGATAGAGCGATACAGATCGGGCGGCAGGATCGGTTCGAAGATCATCCACAAGGAAAGGCTCGATTCGACGAACGTTCTCGCTTTCAGGCAGGCACTGGCTGGCGAGGCCGAAGGAGTCTCGGTAGTGGCCGAGTCGCAGGACCGGGGCAAGGGCAGGCTCGGGAGGAGGTGGTCTTCCCCGATGGGAAAGAACATCTACCTCTCGGTGATACTCCGCCCTGCCATCCACCCGTCGATCATCTACCCCATCACGTTCCTTTCGTCACTTGCAGTATCGGACACCATCGAGGGACTCGCGGGTGTGACGGCAACTCTCAAGTGGCCCAACGATGTGCTCGTGCGGGGAAGGAAGATATCAGGGACTCTCATCGAGCTCTCCACCGAGGCGGACATGGTGCGCTTTGTCGTCATCGGGATAGGCCTCAACGTCAATATGGCCCCCGAGGACATGGACGGAGAGATCAGGGCGACGGCAACCTCGTTGCTCATGGAGACAAAAAAAACGTATGAAAGGTCGAGGGTGTGTGGTATCCTTTTGTCCAATCTTGAAAGATATTACGATCTTTTCAAGAAAGAGGGTGCCCGGACCATCTGCGACATCTGGGAAGAAAGGGCCCGGATCCGCGGGAAGCACCTCGAGATAAACCAGATGGGCGAGGTCTTCGCCGGGACGGCGATCGGTATTGACCGTGACGGCGCGATCCTTCTGGACATAGGCGGTACCACCAAGAAAATCCTAGCAGGAGACGTGAACTTCTAATGTTACTTGTCATCGACATCGGGAATACCAACATCGTTTTTGGCGTTTATCACGACGGCAAGCTCCTCAATCATTGGAGGTTGTC
It includes:
- a CDS encoding biotin--[acetyl-CoA-carboxylase] ligase; the encoded protein is MDNLSEVLRHLREAGGFISGDHIAGRLGVSRTAVWKYMNQLERYGYGIDKSKGKGYHLVGTPDKLYGWEIERYRSGGRIGSKIIHKERLDSTNVLAFRQALAGEAEGVSVVAESQDRGKGRLGRRWSSPMGKNIYLSVILRPAIHPSIIYPITFLSSLAVSDTIEGLAGVTATLKWPNDVLVRGRKISGTLIELSTEADMVRFVVIGIGLNVNMAPEDMDGEIRATATSLLMETKKTYERSRVCGILLSNLERYYDLFKKEGARTICDIWEERARIRGKHLEINQMGEVFAGTAIGIDRDGAILLDIGGTTKKILAGDVNF